Below is a window of Deltaproteobacteria bacterium DNA.
TTCTTCCGGCTTGGCCGGGAAATCCATTTCGATCCAGTCCCCTTGGCGCTCGGCGGTAAGAATTCCGCTGCGGGTATAAAACCGCGCCTGCTCGTTGGGCTTTAAATCGCCTTTCTCCCACAGGGTGTGGGCGCTGGCCAGGGTAGCATGACCACAAAGGTCGACTTCCACCGCCGAGGTAAACCAGCGCAGATGGAAGCCGTCTGCTTGGCGGAGCAGGAAAGCGGTTTCGGAAAGATTCATTTCCCGGGCCACATTCTGCATCCATTGCTCATCCATCGGCTGGGGAAGGATACAGACGGCCGCCGGATTTCCGGCAAAAGGTTTCGCCGTAAAAGCATCTACTTGAAAGATCGGCACGTTCACAGTTTTTTTCTATTGGAAAATCTTTTATATGGAGAATATCACCAATTTTATCTAAAATATCAAGAAAAATTTACCACGCATCCATTTTGGCAAGGTCAAGGACCTCCTTTCCCAATGGGCGGATCGCCGTTGGCAGTTTGGAAAAGAATGAGAACGAAGCTGGCCGAGCTCAAAACCTTAGCCAACAAGAAGGATGTACCTTACCAGAGTCTTGCCAAGGTATATTTAGCCAGGCAGATCGCTCTGGAACGTGGATCCCTGAGTCGCTCTCCAAGGAAAAAGAGAGACTACAGAGCCCATGCCCGCCAAGGTGTGCCAGCAGGTGCGTCACAAGATTTAAATCGCTGAGCTTGCAACGGTTTTTCTGGTTCCAACTATGGCAAGATATACTTAGTGTTGTACCCCCGAAGCCATCCCCAATATATTGGGGAGCATCCTTATTGATTTCTTCCTGAAATTCCTGAAATTATCCTGAAATCAACGGTTGACATATTCTGTCAAGGGGTGTAGGTTTCTGCCAATAATCTTCAATGCCCGAAGCATCCCTTGACTCAACAGTTGGTGAAGTCGTCAGTCAATTTACCGGAAGTACATACCGCCGTTGAGGGCAATGACTTGTCCGGTCGCGTACTCATTGCCTGCAAGAAAAATAACGGCTTCGGCCACCTCATCTACTCGCCCCAGCCTTCCCAGAGGGATTTGTTTACGTCGGCTTTCCTCATCGGGAATCATATCGGTGGCGATTAAAGACGGGGCCACTGCCGTCACGGTAATCCCTTCTTTCACCAGGCGGGAAGCATAGGCCCGGGTAAGGCCTTCGATCCCCGCCTTGGAGGCCGTATAATGTAAACCTACTCCCCCGCCCGTTTTGGCTGCGCCAGAAGATATGTTGATAATCCGGCCCCAGCGTCGCCTCCGCATGCCGGGAAGAACAGCCTGGGTAACCAAGAAAACTGATTTGAGGTTTGCGGTTAAAACTTCATCCCAATCCGCTTCCGTGGTAGCTTCTATGTTCTGATGCCGGGCGATTCCCGCGTTGTTCACCAGAATATCCACCGGTCCGAGATCCCTCTCTACAGTGGCGATCATGTTCGTAACGTCGGCTGAGCGGGATACATCGGCTTGAATTACAATTGCCCGGCGGCCCTGGGAGGTTACTTGCTGTAAAGTGTCCCGGGCTTCCTTTTCCTTAGTTTTGTAGTTCACGGCGACATCTGCTCCGCAACCAGCCAGCCCGACAGCGATGGCCCGCCCGATGCCTCGACTGGCGCCTGTGACCAAAGCAATTTTACCCTGCAAATCACCCATGCTCAACCTCCTCTTTTAGCAGCCCACGCCTCTACTGGATAAGGAGCCATATTTTCCGGCCCGACAAAAATTTGCACAGCCCCGATCGACATTTTGGAATGATGGCTACCTCGAACCCGCTTTATCTTTAGCCTGTTATCCGGTTTCTCATCCATACTCAGCTGCCTGAATTTATTCTTCCGTTACCTTTTCCACTTTCTCGGTCACTTTTTCCAGGTAACCCGCCAATCGCTTTTATTGTAACTTTCTCAGTTCCTTTTTCAGTACTTTGCCCACCAGGCTCTTGGGCAGGGCCTTCATAAAGGCAACTTCTTTGGGGACCAGAAAACTCGTGAGTTTTGTTTGGCAATATTCGATGATTTCCTCTGCCGTGGCGGTCTGCCCGGGTTTCAATACAACAAAAGCTTTGATATTCTCTCCGTAGACGTCATCCTTAATTCCAATCACCGCTGCCTCTGATACTTTGGGATGCTTGAAAAGAACCTCTTCTATGACCCGCGGTGAGATGTTTTCGCCGGCTTTGATGATCAAATCCTTCTTCCGATCCGTGATCCAGAAGTAACCATCCTCATCCACATAACCGACATCGCCCGTATGGAGCCACCCCTCCCTGAGAATCTCTGCCGTTTCCCTGGGCTTATTCCAATACCCCTTCATGAGCATGGGTCCTTTGATTACGATCTCTCCTTCTTTTCCCGGAAGAAGCACTCTTCCGGCATCGTCAACAACGCGCATCTCGGTGCCCTTCATGGGCAGGCCAATAGAACCGACCTTTTTTAAGCCCTCCAAGGGGTTAACCGAGTTGTTGGCGCCCGCCTCCGTCAACCCCCAGCCCTCAATGATCTCAAAGCCGAAGATCTCCTTAAACTTCTTCCAGGTCGCGAGGGCCAGCGGCGCCGACCCTGATATCCAGTATTTCATGGAACTCAAATCGTACTTCCTTGGTTCCGGGTATAAAAGCATAAAAACATACATGGTGGGGACCCCGGCCATAATGTTGGCGCGGTATTTTTCAATAGAGGCCAAGATGGTTTCTACACTAAAGGAGTTGAGAAGCACTGTTTTGCCGCGCCGGAAAAGGCCATTATTCATGCTCGCGATGCCATAAGAATGGCAAAGGGGAAGGACGCTAACGCTGGTCATGCCATCCGGCAGGGCGACAGATTCGTACTGCATCCGGGCATTGGCATAGAGGCTGTAATGCGAGTGCATAACTCCCTTGGGCCTGCCGGTGGTTCCCGCGGTATAGATCAACGCCGCCAGTTCATCGTCCTCTGTCTCCACAACGTCCAGCTCCGCGGAGCTTTTTTCGACAAGCTGCCAGTAGGAAAGGGTCCCTGCGGAGACATCTTGGTCTATGAGAATAACGGTTTCCAGGCTCGGAACCTTTGATTGGCCAGCACGTATTTTGGGAAGAAAGGCCTGGCTGCTGATTACTACTTTTGCCCCGGAATCCTCATAGATATAAGCAGTTTCTTCCTCTCCGACAAGATAGTTGATCGGGACAACCACTGCGCCAATCTCCCACACAGCTTGAAAGCCCTGGAGAACCTCCGGGCAATTGGGCATCTGCAGGATGACCCTGTCTCCCCGCTTTATCCCGAGATTCTTGAGCGCCTTGGCCAGTTTTTTAGCCGCTCGAGCCATCTCCCCATTGGTAATTTCCCGGTCCTCGAAGGTGATGCTTACATATTCACCCCGTTCCTTTACCCTGTCTTCAGCGAGCTTGGCGATATTCATAATTTCCTTCCATGCGACAATGGTTATTAGGTCCGAATTTAAAAAAACCCCGCCTCAGTTTCAAAAGCGAGGTTTAAAAATTTCTCATAAATAGCTCCTCCGAAAATAAGCTTGGAGAAAGCCTTTAGGTGATCTACCAGATATTAATCGTTTACGGGTAAATGATATCTATTGAAAAAATTTCCCTCAAGGAATGAGCAGCAGGTACCTTTTTTGTCCCTTTCCAAACAATGATGGCTTCGTAAAAAGTCCATCTGCGGCGTTGCGCTGCTTCCTTCGTCGTTGCGGCGTACTTGTAAGTACACCTCACTCCTCAGGATTTGCGCGCCTTGCATCTGGAGCTTTTTACATTGCCATCCAAATTTTGACTTTTTACGAGTCCATCAAACAATAGTAGGCGAATTAAGGATTTAATCTTTTTCTTCTTTCGAAATTTCCAACAATTTTATATCTGAAAGATCAATTTCACGACCAGAGGCACGTTTTGTTGCGATCAAGTCGGCTTTGCTAACAACATAGAATTCTTGCCCTTGGTACACCATCTTCTCTCGTCGTTTCCATGCTTCATCAAAAATGAGGCCGGGTGTAGATGTTTGGGCATCTATTCTTACTTTATCTTTAAAAACTGTGATTTCATTAGAGAGAAGTTCCTCTGCAGTAGTAAGCGTGGCCGTCCCCATTTCAGCATCAACCAATGCCTTAAGTAAGTTTTGGGCATTGGGGAGGGTTGCTTCAATCAAAATATCAAGGTCGAATGTTGCTCTGGGCACTCCATAAAGAATGGAAGCGATCCCCCCGATAACCAGATATTTGACGTCATGTTTTTGAAAGGACGCGAACACGCCTTTTAGTCTGTTGAGCATCTCTTGTTTCCACGATTTTGGGGTTGACCGTCAAAATAAGATCTGTAAAGGCGCAGAGCATTTCCATTCGTTCTTCAAGAGATATGGATTTGAACCACCGAGCCTTTGCCTCGGGGGTTTCTTCTCTTCGATCATGTGAGATCAACGTTTTCATCCAAAACGAAAAATACCATTAACTCATTTAAATATCAAGATATTTTATCTGATTTAAGGGGAAAATGTGTAGCGGTTGGGATGGGCAAAAAATCTAACCCTTATCCCCCGGCTAAAGGGGCGATTAAAGTAAGGGTATCGTTTTCTTTGAGGATGGATTCTTTGGTAGCGCGGGTGCCGTTGATCTGAATAAATCCGATTTCCCAATTCTTCAGGTTCAGGCGAGCGATAACTTGGGAGACGGAAGTTCCCTCGGGGATCGTAAAAGAGGTAACTTTAATCCCTTCTTCTAAGCTTTTTAACGTACCAACCGTTTTAACGTGGATGATCATCTTGTCATTTCGGATTTCGGAATGCGGATTTCGGATTTAAAAAATTTTGCCTTCCACCTTGAGCCTGATGCCTGGTTCCTTGGGCCTTGCGCCTTACGCCGTACGCCTTACGGTTTTTGATTTTGTTGGCGGCTTCTCCCAGTCCCAGGGCAAGAAGTTTTTCCCTTTTGGGAATTCCTTTTTCATCCCATCCCCGGAATTCGTAATACTCCCTACGCATCTCTAAGAAGAGCTTTTCTCCTGCGTTGGGTGGTTTTCCGGGCCGTAAATTCTCCAAAATTCTCGGGGCCATCGTATCCCGTTCGGCAGAGATGCCCATCAAAACATTGTAAGCCCGCTTCAGGTTGTAAAGGCGGTCCCCCACTTCCATTAAGTCTGCACTGTTTAATTCCCAGCCCGCCAGGCCCTTGAGCCACTGGCAGAGCGTCTGGTGAGAGATGCGGGCGAAGAATAAAAATTTGCAGAGGCCCAAGCCGTTGAAGACCGCCATGTAATTCTGCATTTGGGCGGTCATCTTACCCTTCCCCTCGCCCGAAATTCCCTCCATCCCCGAGGGGTACCCGATCTCGGGGACAGGAACACCCCCTTCCACCTGATGGGAAAATCCTTCCAGATGGCAGGCGCCGCGATTGGAAGTAGCCCAACTTAGGGCCAGGCTTACTGTAGGGGTGGGATTCGTCTGGGAAATTTCCAATCCTTTGGAATGCAGAGCAAAACTTTCCGTCTCCCTGCCCAAGGCTTTGGCCGCCTTCTCCACTCCATCTGCGAAAAGCGCCCCGATCCCTTGCCGCCTGGCAATCTTTTCAATCAAAGAAGCAATCGCCTGCGCATCGCCCCATTTTAAAGCCAGCTTGTCGGTTTCCCGAAGGATACCCTTCGTGAAAGATTCGATGGCGAAGGCCACAGCGATTCCCGCGGACATGGTATCCAGGCCCAGGTCATTGCAGAGATAATTCAGGTTGATGATCGCCTTCAGGTCATCGTTCAGAAGCAGAGACCCCAGGCTGCTCAGGGTTTCATATTCCGGGCCATGGCCAACCACTCCCGCATAGGGACCTTCACCCCCTTTGACATCTTTGCCGCAGCGGATGGGACAGGAGAAACAGCCATAATGTTTTTCCACATAGTTGGCCGCCATGGTCGGCCCGGAAAGCTTCTTGGCACCCTCCCAGTGGGAGAGGAGAAAATTTTTTATGGGCAACGCGCCAACTGCTTCCTTGGATTCGATGAGGGCAGCCGTGCCGAACTTGCTCAGGCCCTCGACAAATTTAAGATGGGGGGAAAAATGGTGAAAGGCTTCCTGAATAATTTTGGGATCGGCAAGCGCCGGCCTTTTCTCTCCCCGGACCACCACGGCTTTCAGGTTTTTCGCCCCCATCACTGCACCGAGGCCTGTACGCCCCATAACTCGGGCTTCCGCCCCACCTGTGATTACCCCGGCCATGAAGCTTCGCGTCTCTCCTGCCGGGCCGATGGCTGCCACCCGGGCTTTGGGATCGGTCTCTTCCAATAATTTTGTAGTCGTCTCAAAAGTTCCCTTACCCCAAAGGGATGCGGCGCTGCGGATTTCTGCTCCTTTCGGGGTGACCCAGAGATATGAAGGTTCTTGGGCCCTGCCCGTGATCACCAGTCCATCGAATCCGGTGAATTTAAGCTCCGGCCCCCAGTACCCGCCAGCATTGGCTTCTCCCCAATGCCCCAGGGGAGATTTGGCGCAGACGGAAACCCGGCAGCCGCAGGGGACAGGAATTCCAGTGAAGAGGCCGGTCATAAAGATAAGCGGATTGTCCGGATGGAAGGCATCGCCGGAAGGATCAAAACGATCAAGGAGGATCGAGGCGGCCAGGCCGCTTCCCCCGAAGTATTTGCGCAGAACTACATCGCCGTATTTAACTACCTGCGTCTTCCGGGCGGATAAATCGACTTCCAGGATGCAATAGGAAATTCCAGCCATGGAGAGATTCCTTTCAAAAAAACAGGTGATTATTTGCCACAGAGGTCACCGAGATTACAGAGGTTTAAATACATTCCCTAATGAAGAGAATAAACGAAAGAACGAATTAAACTTGATACCTGCTATGCGCTATTGCTTGTCACCCATCACAGTTTTTATTATATCATTCTCTGTGAACTCTGTGCCCTCTGTGGCTAAAAATTTTTAGCAGTCTTCGGAAGGATTGTTTACATTCCCAGGTAAGCTTTGCGAATCATATCACTTTTCAGGAGCTCGGATCCCGCCCCTTCAAGGACAATGGACCCGGTCTGAAGAACATAGGCCCGATCAGCGAGTTGGAGAGCGTCCCGCACCTTCTGCTCCACCAGAAGGATGGTTGTCCCTTGAGAGCTGATTCTCTTCAGTACCTCGATCACCTTTACCGAAAGGGAAGGCATCAGACCCAGCGAGGGTTCATCGAGCATCATCAATTTTGGCTTGGACATGAGCCCGCGGGCGATAGCCAGCATTTGCTGTTCTCCGCCGGATAGCGTCTCTCCCCTCTGATTCTTTCTCTCATCGAGGATGGGAAAGAGTTGGTAAATTTCCCCAAGGCTTTGCTGAACCTCCAAATTCGACCGGCGGGTATGGGCTCCAACGAGCAGGTTGTCCATCACCGTCAGCTTGCTGAAAATCTTCCGCCCTTCAGGGATATGCGAAAGGCCCAAAGCTGTGATCTGAAATGGGGGGAGGGTATCAATCCTCTGGCCTTGGAAGCTGATCTCCCCGGTCAATGGCCGGAGGAGGCCGGAAATGGTCTTTAAGATGGTCGATTTGCCCGC
It encodes the following:
- a CDS encoding PhzF family phenazine biosynthesis protein, translating into MNVPIFQVDAFTAKPFAGNPAAVCILPQPMDEQWMQNVAREMNLSETAFLLRQADGFHLRWFTSAVEVDLCGHATLASAHTLWEKGDLKPNEQARFYTRSGILTAERQGDWIEMDFPAKPEE
- a CDS encoding 3-oxoacyl-ACP reductase family protein, which codes for MGDLQGKIALVTGASRGIGRAIAVGLAGCGADVAVNYKTKEKEARDTLQQVTSQGRRAIVIQADVSRSADVTNMIATVERDLGPVDILVNNAGIARHQNIEATTEADWDEVLTANLKSVFLVTQAVLPGMRRRRWGRIINISSGAAKTGGGVGLHYTASKAGIEGLTRAYASRLVKEGITVTAVAPSLIATDMIPDEESRRKQIPLGRLGRVDEVAEAVIFLAGNEYATGQVIALNGGMYFR
- a CDS encoding long-chain-fatty-acid--CoA ligase; its protein translation is MNIAKLAEDRVKERGEYVSITFEDREITNGEMARAAKKLAKALKNLGIKRGDRVILQMPNCPEVLQGFQAVWEIGAVVVPINYLVGEEETAYIYEDSGAKVVISSQAFLPKIRAGQSKVPSLETVILIDQDVSAGTLSYWQLVEKSSAELDVVETEDDELAALIYTAGTTGRPKGVMHSHYSLYANARMQYESVALPDGMTSVSVLPLCHSYGIASMNNGLFRRGKTVLLNSFSVETILASIEKYRANIMAGVPTMYVFMLLYPEPRKYDLSSMKYWISGSAPLALATWKKFKEIFGFEIIEGWGLTEAGANNSVNPLEGLKKVGSIGLPMKGTEMRVVDDAGRVLLPGKEGEIVIKGPMLMKGYWNKPRETAEILREGWLHTGDVGYVDEDGYFWITDRKKDLIIKAGENISPRVIEEVLFKHPKVSEAAVIGIKDDVYGENIKAFVVLKPGQTATAEEIIEYCQTKLTSFLVPKEVAFMKALPKSLVGKVLKKELRKLQ
- a CDS encoding nucleotidyltransferase, encoding MLNRLKGVFASFQKHDVKYLVIGGIASILYGVPRATFDLDILIEATLPNAQNLLKALVDAEMGTATLTTAEELLSNEITVFKDKVRIDAQTSTPGLIFDEAWKRREKMVYQGQEFYVVSKADLIATKRASGREIDLSDIKLLEISKEEKD
- a CDS encoding MoaD/ThiS family protein, with product MIIHVKTVGTLKSLEEGIKVTSFTIPEGTSVSQVIARLNLKNWEIGFIQINGTRATKESILKENDTLTLIAPLAGG
- a CDS encoding aldehyde ferredoxin oxidoreductase family protein, which produces MAGISYCILEVDLSARKTQVVKYGDVVLRKYFGGSGLAASILLDRFDPSGDAFHPDNPLIFMTGLFTGIPVPCGCRVSVCAKSPLGHWGEANAGGYWGPELKFTGFDGLVITGRAQEPSYLWVTPKGAEIRSAASLWGKGTFETTTKLLEETDPKARVAAIGPAGETRSFMAGVITGGAEARVMGRTGLGAVMGAKNLKAVVVRGEKRPALADPKIIQEAFHHFSPHLKFVEGLSKFGTAALIESKEAVGALPIKNFLLSHWEGAKKLSGPTMAANYVEKHYGCFSCPIRCGKDVKGGEGPYAGVVGHGPEYETLSSLGSLLLNDDLKAIINLNYLCNDLGLDTMSAGIAVAFAIESFTKGILRETDKLALKWGDAQAIASLIEKIARRQGIGALFADGVEKAAKALGRETESFALHSKGLEISQTNPTPTVSLALSWATSNRGACHLEGFSHQVEGGVPVPEIGYPSGMEGISGEGKGKMTAQMQNYMAVFNGLGLCKFLFFARISHQTLCQWLKGLAGWELNSADLMEVGDRLYNLKRAYNVLMGISAERDTMAPRILENLRPGKPPNAGEKLFLEMRREYYEFRGWDEKGIPKREKLLALGLGEAANKIKNRKAYGVRRKAQGTRHQAQGGRQNFLNPKSAFRNPK
- a CDS encoding ABC transporter ATP-binding protein; this encodes MLEVKKISVSYLGVPVIREVSFKVEKGQMVSIVGSNGAGKSTILKTISGLLRPLTGEISFQGQRIDTLPPFQITALGLSHIPEGRKIFSKLTVMDNLLVGAHTRRSNLEVQQSLGEIYQLFPILDERKNQRGETLSGGEQQMLAIARGLMSKPKLMMLDEPSLGLMPSLSVKVIEVLKRISSQGTTILLVEQKVRDALQLADRAYVLQTGSIVLEGAGSELLKSDMIRKAYLGM